AGGTATTTTCTAGGTGGAAAAACACCAAGCCTAGTGTTGGTCGATCAAGGAAGCCTACAAGTTATGCCCAACACATCCTCAATTATTTGTTTTGCATCTCGGATGTATTTAGCATTTCAGTTGATCACCTTTCAACCGAGCTCGCGGCTTGTGTTCGCCGTAGGAAGCAGTAATAACGCGGCCCCTTACCCGCCGAGCTACCAGTTGAGTATACATCGGAATCAGATGGTCGTCGAATTcaattatgactcaggttagccaagaattaaaaataataataataataattataataataataataataataataataacaataataataataataataataataataataataataattaatttttGACTTGATTTGATTTATTTACCCTTAAAACACAAATTCAAAAGTTAGTCTTGTGTATTGTAAAGTTAGGCAAAAAGTAACGTTTTTTAAGGTTTAAACCCTTCAAAAATTAGTCTTGTGATGTAAACTAGAAAAGGGGATAGGAAATTGGAACTCTTGATTCATACATAATACCAGGAATgattctttcaaaattcgttgaTTCACGAAGAATACCAAAAATTAAGATtttcacacaaaacacacactaGTGAATTGGGAGAGAAAAATGATTGTTCATATATTCCAAAACTAATTTGTTTTCTCCCATTACATCCATATAAATAACAAGGTAAATTGAAAACGGGCCTCAAAAAACACTTGGGCCAAAAGCTAGATCCAAATAAAAGTCCACCAAAAGCAATACAAAACATAAAACGATAAATAACTCACAGAATTAAGGGTTTTTGGGCCCGAACAATGACCCAAACCGCCTATGGCCGTTTGTAGAAAGATGGGTCTTGCTCTCACGAACGTTTCACTTGGTCACACGTCCAAAACGGACCCCCATAgtccaagttagagccattttagtaaAGACACTTTTATCACACGATCTTGAGCCTCCAAATAAGATGATCCGCTCCttcacacttgggcccgcatcatcTTGTGTACTGTAAAGTTAGGCAAAAAGTAACGTTTTTTAAGGTTTAAACACTTCAAACTCTATTATTTATGAAAATGAAATGCACTTATTTTAATGAAATAATATATCTCATGTGGGTTACAAAAACTTTGAAAACCTAATAAATGGATATCATGTTGTCACGTGTTACACTTTTTCGCTAAAACATTTTTATTGATACCTACAACATTTTCTGACATTAACACACTTTTTGTAACAGTGAAGAGACGGAAAAGAATGTGTTATATTTTTTCAGTTGTTCACATTTTTTAATTCACTTGTAacacttttttattgttttttaacaacaatttttaagattatataaattATATGGATTTTAGAACTTATAATTTATGAATTTTTATTTTGTAATGCACGTAAAAAACATGCTACATTTTTTTACAGCGAGATTTTTATGTAACAATGCAGTTCATACTCAAAATTTAATCAGTTTTAAGTAGAAGTATAAAAAAAAAATCGTATATATGTCACAATCAAAGTAAAACCTACACATATTTTTAGTTTTTCGCATTCCATAGCTTAAGTTAGTCGAACTTCAATACACTGCATTTAATTATAAgcttaaaattatataaaaaaaatagattaatgttttctaaaaccaaaatATATGGTTCTAGAAACTTATATATGTGGATACTATACATAGCTAGCATCACCTGGTAATCGGTTTAAAAGGGTTTGGACAGCGATACAAACGGTTACAGACGCACCTTCCGATTATAATCGCCGGGCGACAGTGCTCTTTTCCGGTTACAGCTACACCACCGTCAAAGATTACTGGATCCTTTGTTCACCTCTTGAATTGCCGATCAAGATAGCTAGGACACAAAATTTCAAGACTCACTTTTGAGACtcaatcaattttctaaattCACTGCCCTTTTTTTCATTCCAACGTGCTCTTTAAAGGAAATTACATCAAAAGGAAATAACTACCCATACCTCCACTACTAGTATGGCTTAAAATAAGGAAAACACTTTGACAAGTCCATAATTAACTGAAACAAATAAAACAAATGATAAAAACTGAAATTcagaaaataaatataaacttGGGCTGGAGCACGTTGGGCTTGCATGGCTGCTTCACGTCACATGGTTATGGGCCTGGGCCTGGGTCTCGAGACTCAACCCAATTCAGCAGCTGACCGTTGGAGCGACCCGGGTTCACAGAACTCGAACTACTTGCCCCGTAATCCATAGATATGAGCATCACCTGGTAATCGGTTTAAAAGGGTTTGGACAGCGATACAAACGGTTACAGACGCACCTTCCGATTATAATCGCCGGGCGACAGTGCTCTTTTCCGGTTACAGCTACACCACCGTCAAAGATTACTGGATCCTTTGTTCACCTCTTGAATTGCCGATCAAGATAGCTAGGACACAAAATTTCAAGACTCACTTTTGAGACtcaatcaattttctaaattCACTGCCCTTTTTTTCATTCCAACGTGCTCTTTAAAGGAAATTACATCAAAAGGAAATAACTACCCATACCTCCACTACTAGTATGGCTTAAAATAAGGAAAACACTTTGACAAGTCCATAATTAACTGAAACAAATAAAACAAATGATAAAAACTGAAATTcagaaaataaatataaacttGGGCTGGAGCACGTTGGGCTTGCATGGCTGCTTCACGTCACATGGTTATGGGCTTGGGCCTGGGTCTCGAGACTCAACCCAATTCAGCAGCTGACCGTTGGAGCGACCCGGGTTCACAGAACTCGAACTACTTGCCCCGTAATCCATATCATCCTCCCCTGGTTGGACAAAGTTTGTCCTCAAACTTGGCAATTCATCATCTTCGTCATAGTATGGACGCAGATCGGCAACATTAAACGTGGCTGATACACCGTATTCACCTGGAAGATCCACTTTGTAAGCATTGTCATTGACCTTCTCAATtatttcaaaaggaccatcagaCCGTGGGCTGAGCTTAGAACGTCTTTTCTGAGGAAACCGTTCCTTCCTGAAATGTACCCAAACTAAATCACCGGGTTCAAACTTGACAAATCTCCGACGCCGATCAACCCGCTGCTTTACTTTATTATTCATAGCTTCAATCCTGACACGAACGGACTCATGTAGTTGCTGAATAGTTGAAGCTCGGTCAGCCCCTTCCTGACTAAATTTCGAACCGGTGTCTAATACAGCAAGATCAATAGGCGTTATAGGATTAGCACCATATACTACCTCGAACGGACTGAATTTAGTAGTGGAATTCGGCACCCGATTGTAAGCGAACTCAGCCTGAGGAAGCATGTCTTCCCAGCTACGAACATGCTTTTTAATTAGAACCCGCAGTAAAGTTCCCAATGTACGATTCGTTACTTCGGTTTGCCCGTCAGTTTACGGGTGGCTAGAAGTACTAAACTGCAACTTTGTGCCCAGTTTCTTCCATAGAGTGATCCAAAAGTGACTAAGGAATTTTGTGTCTCGGTCGCTCACCATAGATTTCGGAATACCGTGTAGTCGTACGATTTCCTTAAAGTAGAGATTGGCAATCTGAACTGCATCATGGGTAGTGTTACAAGCAACGAAGTGAGCCATCTTCGAGAACCGATCCACGACAACCATAATAGAATCAGACTTACGTTGTGTACGCGGTAAACCGGTAATGAAGTCGAGACTAATGTCTTCCCATGGGGCTTGTGGAACTGGTAAGGGAAGACGTAAACCATGGGGCAATACGTGGCTCTTGGCTTGCTGGCAAACGAGGCACCTCTtaataatgtgttccacatctctTTTTAAACGTGGCCAATACGCGTAACTGTGCAGAATTTCCACCGTCTTTTCGATACCAAAGTGCCCAGCCATACCCCCTTCATGAACTTCTTTAATCAGCATCCCTCACAGAATGCTTAGGAATGCAAAGACGCGTTCCCTTGAAAAGATACCCCTCAAAAATGTAGAAATCATCAACAGCATGTTTGGAGCATCGGTCAAATAGATCCCCAAAATCAGCATCACCCAAATAATATTCCTTAAACAATTCGAATCCCACAACTTTTGGGCAGAAGGCCTGAATAAGAAGATGTCGTCGAGAAAGAGCATCGGCGCCTTTGTTCATAACGCCCGACTTATGCTTAATAGTGAAGGTAAATGCTTGAATATATTCGACCCATTTGGCATGTCGCGGTTGTAACTTATGCTGCCCTTGGATGTACTTAAGCGCTTCGTGATCGGAATGCAAAACAAACTCTTTTGCTATCAAGTAATGGTGCCAATGAACCAACGCTCGAATTATAGCATAAAATTCCTTATCATAGGTCGAGTACCGGCGTTTTGCGTCATTCAGTTTCTCACTAAAGTAAGCTACCGGACGACCCAATTGAGTCAAAACGGCACCAATTCCCACCCCGGAGGCGTCACATTCGACTTCGAACACCTCATCAAAATTTGGTAAAGCAAGCACGGGAGTGGTAGTCAAGCGTTTCTTAATTTCATCAAAAGATACTTGTGCTTGCTCAGTCCAATTAAAAGTTTTCTGCTTCAGTAAATCAGTTAAAGGTGACACAATGGTACTGAAATCTTTAACGAACCTGCGATAAAACGAAGCGAGGCCGTGGAAACTACGAACGTGTTGTAGTGTGGACGGAGTGGGCCATTCTCTCACAGCCTGGACCTTTCTTTCATCTACTGCAATGCCCTCAGTTGAAACAATATACCCCAGAAACACCACTTTTGGAGAAAAAAATTGGCACTTAGCTTGATTCCCATAAAGTTTCTCATCATTCAGTACTCTAAATACTTGTTGGAGGTGATCACCATGTTCTTCTTCATTCTTGCTGTAGATTAAAATGTCATCGAAGTACACTACAACAAAACGCCCCAGAAAAGGTCGCATGGTCTGATTCATCAGCCTCATAAACGTACTCGGCGCGTTGGAGAggccaaacggcataaccaaccATTCATATAACCCTTCCTTCGTTTTAAATGTCGTCTTCCACTCGTCGCCTTCATAAATACGAATTTGGTGATAACCACttcgtaaatcgatcttagaaaacaCAGCAGCCCCGTACAATTCATCTAAGAGGTCGTTTAAACGTGGTATCGGAAACCGATACTTAATTGTAATTTTGTTGATGGCCCGACTATCGACACACATTCGCCATTCACCATTCTTCTTTGGTACAAGTAGAGTCGGTACAGCACAAGGGCTGAGAGATTCGCGGATCAACCCTTTAGCCAATAATTCCTCAACCTGTTTGCGAATCTCAGCGGATTCCTGTGGATTAGCTCTGTAGGCTGGTTTGTTTGGTAACATAGACCCTGGAATAAAGTCAATTTTGTGCTGAATTTGTCGAAGTGGGGGAAGACCTGGGGGAatttcttcgggaaaaaccttaGAAAACCGGTCCAGTAGCACCTGGGCCAAAGGGTGTATTGTAGTCGGTTCAGGTTCTGCTTCAATTCCCATTAAAATAAATTCTTTCACAGCCTTATACTCCCGTAATTCAGCCTTAAGGAGAACCCCTAGAGACGCAGTAGCAAGTGATGGATCAGGATCAGGGATTAATGGTAATAAAGTGATATTCTTGTCATCTTTGGTAAAGGAATATGTGTTTTTGAACCCATCATGCACCACTTTTCTATCAAACTGCCATGGTCTACCAAGTAGGATGTGACAAGCATCCATGGGAATGATATCACACAAAACATCATCATGATATCGTTTACCAATACTAAAAGAAATAAGAACCTGATGAGTTACTTGAATGCCTTTCCCATGGTTGAGCCATTGTATGTTGTAAGGTGATGGATGAGGAGTGGTGGTGAGATGAAGTTTTGTGACCATGGCTTGAGAAGCAGCATTAGTACAGCTACCGCCATCAACTATGAGGGAACACACTTTGTTTGAGACGGTACAGCGAGTATGGAAGATAGACTCACGTTGAGAATTAATCTTCTGAGCAGCAGAACTATTAAGGGCGCGTCTAATGACCAAGCACTCACCTTCATCAGGTTGAAGTTCAATTACTCCATCTTCACTATCGCCTTCATTCTCGACAGGCTCTTCATCATAACGAGGAGGGTTGGTCGTTTCAAGTTCGGCTAGGGTAACAACCCGGGTGTTTGGACACTCAGACGCATAATGCCCTAGGCCTTGGCATCGAAAACATCTACGAGGTGCTCGGTTTTGAGGTGGGGTGGTTTCGGTTCTGGGTTGGGGTTTGGAGGAAGTAGAAGCGGAGGTTTTTGAAGTGGGAGTGTAGGTTTGAGAAGGGTTGGGTTTAGAGCTTGTGGTTCGCTGGGGTTCATACTTGTTTCGGGTCTTTTGTTGAACTTCAACCCGATGAGACAGGACAGTTAATTCAGCTAGAGAGGTGTAGGGTTGTAATTCAACAATCTGGGCAATACGGGGTTCAAGACCACCAAGGTACCGGACTAAGGTTTGGGG
This is a stretch of genomic DNA from Helianthus annuus cultivar XRQ/B chromosome 16, HanXRQr2.0-SUNRISE, whole genome shotgun sequence. It encodes these proteins:
- the LOC118488202 gene encoding uncharacterized protein LOC118488202, with product MGDEYRTLEQQVQALQEQLQTLTLAMNRRRRTTCTPPRFRPDNEYHEEESDYENEGDNPFGRQHYNDIKVDILEFDGKLDPDVFVDWLRTVERVFDYKQTTEEKKVKVVALKLRKYASTWWANVCAKRERQGKDKVRTWQKMKKLLREKFMPTYYLQDNFSQLHVLKQGNKSVEEYSQEFEYLLMKCGLDEDDPQTLVRYLGGLEPRIAQIVELQPYTSLAELTVLSHRVEVQQKTRNKYEPQRTTSSKPNPSQTYTPTSKTSASTSSKPQPRTETTPPQNRAPRRCFRCQGLGHYASECPNTRVVTLAELETTNPPRYDEEPVENEGDSEDGVIELQPDEGECLVIRRALNSSAAQKINSQRESIFHTRCTVSNKVCSLIVDGGSCTNAASQAMVTKLHLTTTPHPSPYNIQWLNHGKGIQVTHQVLISFSIGKRYHDDVLCDIIPMDACHILLGRPWQFDRKVVHDGFKNTYSFTKDDKNITLLPLIPDPDPSLATASLGVLLKAELREYKAVKEFILMGIEAEPEPTTIHPLAQVLLDRFSKVFPEEIPPGLPPLRQIQHKIDFIPGSMLPNKPAYRANPQESAEIRKQVEELLAKGLIRESLSPCAVPTLLVPKKNGEWRMCVDSRAINKITIKYRFPIPRLNDLLDELYGAAVFSKIDLRSGYHQIRIYEGDEWKTTFKTKEGLYEWLVMPFGLSNAPSTFMRLMNQTMRPFLGRFVVVYFDDILIYSKNEEEHGDHLQQVFRVLNDEKLYGNQAKCQFFSPKVVFLGYIVSTEGIAVDERKVQAVREWPTPSTLQHVRSFHGLASFYRRFVKDFSTIVSPLTDLLKQKTFNWTEQAQVSFDEIKKRLTTTPVLALPNFDEVFEVECDASGVGIGAVLTQLGRPVAYFSEKLNDAKRRYSTYDKEFYAIIRALVHWHHYLIAKEFVLHSDHEALKYIQGQHKLQPRHAKWVEYIQAFTFTIKHKSGVMNKGADALSRRHLLIQAFCPKVVGFELFKEYYLGDADFGDLFDRCSKHAVDDFYIFEGYLFKGTRLCIPKHSVRDAD